A window from Prinia subflava isolate CZ2003 ecotype Zambia chromosome Z, Cam_Psub_1.2, whole genome shotgun sequence encodes these proteins:
- the LOC134564051 gene encoding protein FAM240B-like, which produces MNSQYMRHEVRGCETSDLRNFWEKTIEQQTQYLQNEKERQRRSALTKLRNEWMERLEKRIKMLRTQSEDSSS; this is translated from the exons ATGAACAGCCAATACATGCGCCATGAAGTGCGGGGTTGTGAAACCAGTGACCTGAGGAACTTCTGGGAAAAGACGATTGAGCAACAAACTCAGTACCTGCAAAACGAAAAAGAACGTCAGCGAAGAAGCGCTCTGACAAA GCTGAGAAATGAATGGATGGAGAGGCTGGAAAAACGGATAAAGATGTTGAGGACCCAATCTGAAGACTCATCCAGCTGA